A window of Argopecten irradians isolate NY chromosome 1, Ai_NY, whole genome shotgun sequence contains these coding sequences:
- the LOC138335192 gene encoding uncharacterized protein — MMEGALQYVPLKEIERSIQDFVPEQLRKNTSWTVNTWNTWAEVRNAATGFGPAKIPTVQQFGSMQPQILDSFLCKFVMEVRNKDGNRYPKDSLHNLCAGISRFVRLVLKRPDLNFLDSKNLNFHHFQHTLKSQMKLSEDMGIKTDKKQSQPITKDQERMLWTKRVLNMDTALGLSRAVYYYNCKVFGVRAREEHRNLRVEQYTFGTDSDGKFIVFNGNSSKGSGNDRRKVRSVKHHDIDRDISVYKIFLKYIQAIGPTGNFYLKPLESHRHGDIRFSVQPLGQNTLGSYTSSMMKDAGFEGHYTGHSGIVTLAVTLYSEGISERVIKERTGLLSEYVRHFKAMSSQVQGHRGELAELSSNRNRRLSGEEDLGVADDPSSSLISRMKSMTDLPSLYTGQQRQANMVRLYQKKHMRDKDISRIIDVPELSAPSSQYTTSRSISDRISNFPFIYESEILDENFPFSYRSLSSLSSVETTCGSPIKESDSSRVNVQTDKSESTIRTLINHDDIHSSQISNMTGTLQGNAASEFLPYVRPSHKRKPSVPHRVLGHNIEDSSDDQNLMPAVKKLKKEPGYCENEDLVVMVKSGSDQHLLITSAVLVSRGTQTGSDLVGHIHKKLQYKLYHGMC, encoded by the coding sequence ATGATGGAGGGTGCACTGCAGTATGTTCCGTTGAAAGAGATTGAGAGATCCATCCAGGATTTCGTTCCGGAGCAGCTCCGTAAAAATACAAGTTGGACTGTGAATACATGGAACACATGGGCGGAAGTGAGAAATGCCGCCACAGGTTTCGGCCCGGCTAAAATTCCAACCGTCCAGCAGTTTGGATCCATGCAGCCACAGATCCTTGATAGCTTCCTATGTAAGTTTGTAATGGAAGTAAGGAATAAAGATGGGAACCGTTACCCCAAGGACTCTCTCCATAACCTTTGTGCTGGAATATCACGTTTTGTCAGACTTGTACTCAAACGACCTGACCTTAATTTTTTAGATTCAAAAAATCTAAACTTTCATCATTTCCAGCATACTCTCAAATCACAAATGAAGCTCTCAGAAGATATGGGTATCAAAACAGACAAGAAACAGTCACAGCCAATTACTAAGGACCAAGAGAGAATGCTGTGGACAAAACGCGTCCTCAACATGGACACTGCGCTGGGTCTTTCACGAGCGGTCTACTATTACAATTGTAAAGTGTTTGGTGTGAGAGCCCGCGAGGAACATAGAAACTTACGTGTGGAACAGTACACATTTGGGACAGACAGTGATGGAAAGTTCATTGTTTTCAATGGAAATTCATCTAAAGGCTCTGGAAACGATCGGAGGAAAGTCCGATCTGTAAAACATCATGACATTGATCGTGATATATCTGTGTACAAAATATTCCTCAAATACATTCAGGCTATTGGACCCACAGGAAACTTTTACCTCAAACCACTGGAGTCTCATCGCCATGGTGACATCAGATTCTCCGTCCAGCCTCTAGGCCAGAACACGCTGGGCTCATATACAAGCTCTATGATGAAGGATGCTGGGTTTGAAGGTCATTATACAGGTCATTCTGGTATTGTGACCTTGGCTGTGACCTTGTATAGTGAGGGCATCAGTGAAAGGGTCATAAAGGAAAGGACAGGTCTGCTTTCAGAATATGTTCGTCACTTCAAGGCCATGTCAAGTCAGGTTCAAGGTCATCGAGGTGAACTTGCAGAATTATCAAGTAACAGAAATAGACGATTGTCTGGTGAAGAGGATTTAGGTGTAGCTGATGACCCATCCTCCTCTCTCATTAGTAGAATGAAGAGTATGACAGATCTACCGAGTCTTTATACAGGTCAACAGAGGCAGGCTAACATGGTCCGCCTCTATCAGAAGAAACACATGCGGGACAAGGACATCAGTAGGATTATTGATGTTCCGGAGTTGTCTGCTCCTAGTTCTCAGTATACAACCTCAAGGAGCATTTCCGATAGAATAAGCAACTTTCCTTTCATTTATGAATCAGAAATTCTTGATGAAAACTTTCCATTCAGTTACCGTAGTCTGTCCAGTTTATCTTCTGTTGAGACAACTTGTGGTAGCCCAATTAAAGAAAGTGACTCCTCTAGAGTAAATGTTCAAACTGATAAAAGTGAGAGTACTATCAGAACTTTGATCAACCATGATGATATCCATTCAAGTcagatatcaaacatgacaggaACTTTACAAGGAAATGCAGCATCAGAATTTCTTCCTTATGTGCGTCCATCACATAAAAGAAAGCCGTCAGTCCCTCACAGAGTTCTGGGACACAATATTGAAGATTCATCAGATGATCAAAACTTAATGCCAGCTgtgaaaaaactgaaaaaagaGCCAGGATATTGTGAGAATGAAGATTTGGTGGTGATGGTCAAGAGTGGATCTGACCAGCACCTATTGATCACTTCTGCTGTCCTAGTTAGTAGGGGTACCCAGACTGGCTCTGACCTTGTTGGACATATACACAAGAAACTACAGTACAAACTCTACCATGGCATGTGTTAG